The sequence below is a genomic window from Halolamina litorea.
TGAGTGTTTCGGAGTCGATTACGGCGGCGGCGTGCCGCCGCGGGCGCGCCCGATCAGCCCAGCAGGTACGCCGCCCACGGGTAGCGTTCGAGGAGCGGCTTCCCGTCGATCTCGTACGCCTCGAGGTAGGCGTCGACGCCGAGGATGCGACCCGCGCCGAACGCGGCCACGGCGAGGAACACCAGCATGTACGCGAAGTCACCGTTGATGTAGCCGTGGGAGACGCTCCAGTTGCCGAGGTAGAACAGCAACATCATGAACGCGCCGAAGAAGGCGGCGAGACGGGTGAACCCCCCGACGAGGAGGCCGATCCCGATCAGCAGCTCGCCCCACGGCACGGCCACGTTCACGAAGTCGATGAACCACGGCGTCGACCCCATCGCCTCGAACAGCCCCGCGACGGGGCTGCCGTTGGCCTGCGGGGCGTTCTGGAGGTAGCCCGCCGCCGAGAACCCCCCGGCGAGCACCTTGTCGAGACCGCTCTGTAGGAACGCCAGCCCCATCATCAGCCGCAGCGCGAGGATGAACCAGACGCTGAGCGTGTGGAGTCGCCCCTCCGCGGTG
It includes:
- a CDS encoding DoxX family protein, which translates into the protein MSTQEIRLRSTLGGYTAEGRLHTLSVWFILALRLMMGLAFLQSGLDKVLAGGFSAAGYLQNAPQANGSPVAGLFEAMGSTPWFIDFVNVAVPWGELLIGIGLLVGGFTRLAAFFGAFMMLLFYLGNWSVSHGYINGDFAYMLVFLAVAAFGAGRILGVDAYLEAYEIDGKPLLERYPWAAYLLG